The following proteins are co-located in the Saccharomycodes ludwigii strain NBRC 1722 chromosome V, whole genome shotgun sequence genome:
- the TEM1 gene encoding Ras family GTPase TEM1 (similar to Saccharomyces cerevisiae YML064C | TEM1 | TErmination of M phase) — protein MHFQQQQQQHYHTPLRHGSDPAQHITNNSEEHINNYGNNTVDTPQQLRHTSAMTVINSSQAATNNNYSDNNNNTSPVRGTTSTAETIPDELIPRTTFRLKVGLIGDAQVGKTSLMVKYVQSVFDEEYIQTLGVHHLEKRESLKYADILFVINDLGGQREFINMLPIVSEDAVAIVYLFDLTRPETLTSIKEWYRQAKGLNSKAIPLLIGTKYDLFIDMDPSYQEKMSRIGMLYAEAMNAPLIFSSTAESINVKIIFKIVVAKAFNLKLTVPEIKDLGDPILIYKNLGEKKKKN, from the coding sequence ATGcattttcaacaacaacaacaacagcattACCATACACCTTTAAGACATGGAAGTGATCCTGCACAACATATTACCAATAACAGTGAAGAACATATAAATAACTatggtaataatactgtAGACACTCCACAACAATTAAGACACACCAGTGCAATGACTGTTATCAATAGTTCTCAAGCTGcaaccaataataattactcagataataataacaatacttcTCCTGTACGAGGAACTACTAGCACTGCTGAAACTATTCCCGACGAACTGATACCCAGAACAACTTTCAGATTGAAGGTAGGACTAATAGGGGATGCTCAAGTTGGTAAAACATCGTTAATGGTAAAATATGTACAAAGTGTATTTGATGAAGAATATATTCAGACTTTAGGGGTCCATCATCTGgagaaaagagaaagtttaaaatatgCAGACATATTGTTTGTAATCAACGATCTTGGGGGCCAGAGAGAGTTTATAAATATGTTGCCGATTGTAAGTGAGGATGCTGTAGCTatagtttatttattcGATTTAACTAGACCAGAAACATTAACTTCTATAAAAGAATGGTACAGACAAGCCAAAGGATTGAATAGCAAAGCTATCCCGCTACTGATCGGAACAAAATATGACCTTTTCATAGATATGGATCCTTCTTATCAGGAAAAAATGTCTAGGATTGGAATGTTATATGCAGAGGCCATGAATGCTCCCCTGATATTTAGCTCAACTGCGGAATCCATAAATgtcaaaataatttttaagaTAGTGGTTGCAAAAGCCTTTAATTTGAAGTTAACAGTTCCAGAAATTAAGGATCTTGGCGATCCCatattaatttataaaaatttaggagagaaaaagaaaaaaaattaa
- a CDS encoding 40S ribosomal protein eS1 (similar to Saccharomyces cerevisiae YLR441C | RPS1A | Ribosomal Protein of the Small subunit (paralog of YML063W | RPS1B)), protein MAVGKNKRLSKGKKGLKKKVVDPFTRKEWYDIKAPSTFENRNVGKTLVNKSVGLKNSSDYLKGRVVEVCLADLQGSEDHSFKKIKLRVDEVQGKNLLTNFHGMDFTTDKLRSMVRKWQTLIETNVTVKTADDYVLRVFAIAFTRKQSNQVKSTSYAKSSRIRAIRKAISEILTREVSSSTLAQLTSKLIPEVINKEIVNATKGIFPLQNVHVRKVKLLKQPKFDLGALMTLHGEAATNEKGKKVPGFKDEILETV, encoded by the coding sequence ATGGCTGTTGGTAAGAACAAGAGATTGTCCAAAGGTAAGAAAGgtttgaagaagaaggtCGTTGACCCATTTACCAGAAAAGAATGGTACGATATTAAAGCTCCATCCACCTTTGAAAACAGAAATGTCGGTAAGACTTTAGTTAACAAATCTGTTGGTTTGAAGAACTCCAGCGATTACTTGAAAGGTAGAGTTGTCGAAGTTTGTTTAGCCGATTTACAAGGATCTGAAGATCACTCCTTCAAGAAGATTAAATTGAGAGTTGATGAAGTTCAAGGTAAAAACTTGTTAACTAACTTTCACGGTATGGATTTCACCACTGACAAATTGAGATCTATGGTCAGAAAATGGCAAACTTTGATTGAAACTAATGTTACCGTCAAAACTGCTGATGATTACGTTTTGAGAGTCTTTGCCATTGCTTTCACCAGAAAGCAATCTAACCAAGTTAAGAGCACTTCTTATGCCAAGTCTTCCAGAATCAGAGCTATCAGAAAGGCTATTTCCGAAATCTTGACTAGAGAAGTTTCTTCTTCCACTTTGGCTCAATTGACCTCCAAGTTGATCCCAGAAGTTATTAACAAGGAAATTGTTAATGCTACTAAAGGTATCTTCCCATTACAAAACGTTCACGTTAGAAAAGTTAAGTTATTGAAACAACCAAAATTCGACTTGGGTGCTTTGATGACTTTGCATGGTGAAGCAGCCACTAATGAAAAGGGTAAGAAGGTTCCTGGTTTCAAGGATGAAATTTTGGAAACCGTGTAA
- the MFT1 gene encoding Mft1p, producing MSNYQESLITKKLEIYNPSTELKDYINVSKRISNLLDSLLKGDLKEEDNFNSETITKLNIDLSLKYQRAHIFLDRENIKSLESSDYATTNSERVITCTTEYQEKLKENSIQINKFNNNAYFKNADIKSYNEELALLSHPISMELTRSKMEELYGKELFQKIFKKASFSSPLNKRPSTTTSNNVILNENKQEQDANYPIRLLIDKPAAFYKDRCNVMKKKIKKVTFDASVYKDKWEKDNAAILKIQQLLDQEKQSRRAEENSTTKEEDANDDADTDATNEGEEAEKQDIETSESHSCDTVDDTHPNSDDTNNQEGSKKKEDDGLPGKNVIEQNEDDKIMDIDTSPEVVED from the coding sequence ATGTCTAATTATCAGGAATCATTAATTACCAAAAAGTTAGAAATCTACAACCCATCCACtgaattaaaagattataTCAACGTTTCAAAGAGAATTTCCAACTTGCTAGATTCTTTACTTAAAGGCGatttaaaagaagaggataattttaattcagAAACAATTACCAAATTAAACATTgatttatcattaaaataTCAGAGAGCACATATTTTTCTAGATagagaaaatataaagtcGTTAGAATCATCAGATTATGCAACAACCAATTCTGAACGTGTTATTACATGTACTACCGAGTATCAAGAGAAATTGAAGGAAAACAGcatacaaataaacaaattcaataacaacgcatattttaaaaatgctGATATCAAAAGTTATAATGAAGAATTGGCTTTGTTAAGCCATCCCATTTCTATGGAACTAACCAGATCCAAAATGGAAGAGCTCTACGGCAAAGAGttgtttcaaaaaatctttaaaaaagcCTCTTTCTCATCTCCCCTTAATAAAAGGCCCTCCACTACCACCTCAAATAATGTTATACTAAACGAAAATAAACAAGAGCAAGATGCAAATTATCCAATTAGGCTACTTATTGATAAACCTGCTGCATTTTACAAGGATCGTTGCAAtgtaatgaaaaaaaaaattaagaaggTTACTTTTGACGCTTCTGTATATAAGGATAAATGGGAGAAAGATAATGCtgcaatattaaaaattcagCAACTATTGGaccaagaaaaacaaagtaGAAGGGCTGAAGAAAACTCAACAACCAAGGAGGAAGATGCTAATGACGATGCGGACACAGATGCAACTAATGAAGGGGAAGAAGCTGAGAAACAAGACATTGAGACTTCTGAAAGTCACAGTTGTGACACTGTAGATGATACACATCCGAATTCTGATGATACAAACAATCAAGAAGGatctaaaaagaaagaagatgATGGTCTGCCTGGGAAAAACGTTATCGAACAAAATGAAGACGACAAAATTATGGACATAGATACATCTCCAGAAGTTGTTGAAGATtga